The genomic interval GCCGCGGCGAAGAGCACCGCGAGGGGGTTGGCGTTGGCGCCGTAGGGCGGTTCGGCTTCCAGGGCGTGGAACAGCGTGGCACCCAGCGCGAAGACGTCCGAGGCGGGAGTCGGGTCGGCGCCACGGGCCATTTCCGGCGCCAGGTAGGCGGCGGTACCGCAGATCAGACCGGTCTCGGTGAGCGCCGCGTCGCCGGCGGCGCGGGAGATGCCGAAGTCGGTGATCTTCACCGTGCCGAGGTCGTCGAGCAGCACGTTGCCCGGCTTCACGTCGCGGTGCACGATGCCGGCCTGGTGCGCGGCGATCAGCGCCGAGGCGACCTGCTCGCCGATCCGCGCCACCTGCTGCAGCGGCAACGGGCCCTGCGCGGAGATCACCGCGGCCAGGCTGTTGGACTTCATGTACTCCATCACCAGGCACGGATCCCCGTTGTGCTCGGTGATGTCGAAGACCACGATCGCATTGGGGTGCTGGAATCTGGCGGCATTGCGGGCTTCACGGAAGGCGCGCTGGCGCACCACATCACGTTCGGCCTCGGGCAAGCTGGGCTTGATGTGGATCTGCTTGACCGCCACCGAGCGCTGCAGGCGTTCATCGACAGCACGCCAAACCACGCCTGTGCCGCCGCTACCAATCCGCTCGACCAGGCGGTAATGCTCCGCGATCAACTGACCGGTATCGATGGCGCCTACTCCGAACCTTCTCGAAATCGTGACTTTCCGCATATTGACCACTCATGCGGTCCGCCGACGAGTGTAGCCGGAGCCGGATGATTGCTCCGCCTCAGGATGCCGATAAATTCCGCCCAGATCGGGCCGAATCCCGTCGCCGCAGGTGGGCTATCGTCGCGCGCGCAACATCCGGCCCGCCGCGTCCACCGCCGGGCCCGAACTGCCCGCGTCACTGACGAAGACGGCGAAGGCGAGATCGCCCTCGATGCCGACGAACCAGCCGTGCGCGTGCGTGTTGTCGCCGTACTCGGCGGTGCCGGTCTTGCCGAGCAGACCGGGGATATCGCGCAACTGGGTGGCCGTACCCCCGGTGACGGTTTCGCGCATCATGGTCTTGATCTGGTCCGGGACCTGTGCGGGCAGCGCGGGCGGGGCCTTGTCGGCGACACCCGGCTTGCCTTGGACCAGAACGGGATTCGGGACCGAACCGCGTGCGATGGCGGCCGCGACCAGCGCCATACCGAAGGGTGACGCGGTCACCTGACCTTGACCGATGCTGGATTCCACGCGCTGGGCCGGGGTGGTCGCGGACGGCACCTTGCCGGTGACGGTGGTCAGCCCAGGTGTGACGTAATCCACACCGAGACCGAGCTGCGCGGCCGCGTTCGTCAGCCCGTCCGCGGGCAGCCGGACGCCGAGCATGCCCATGGTGGTGTTGCAGGAACGGGCGAACGCGGTGTGCAGCGGCACCTGGCCGAGATCGAAGTTCTCGTCGTTGGGGATGCGGCGACCCTCGATGTTTGCCGAGCCGGGGCAGGGCAGCACCGAATCCGGCGTGGTCTCCCCCGACTGCAGCGCGGCGGAGACCGTGACGGTCTTGAAAGTCGACCCCGGCGGGTAGAGGCCGGTGAGTGCGATCGGGCCCTGGGCATCGGCGGCGGAATTCTGGGCCAGGGCAAGCACATTGCCGGTGGACGGTTGCAGCGCGACGATGGCGGCCGGGGTGTTCAGCGCGGACAGTGCGTCCTTGGCGGCGTTCTGCAAGTCGATGTCGAGCGTGGTCGCGATATCCGGGGCGGGTTTCGGGTCCGGGCCCGCGACGCGTTCGGTGCCGGTGGACGTTTGCGCGCGCACCGCCCAGCCCGCGGCCGCGTCGGCGTCCTGTTGCCACAATTCGGCCAGACCGGACAACACCGGCGACGCCTGCGCCTTGTCGACCGTCAACAGCCGGGTCTGCGGTGCCAGGGTGACGCCGGGGACCGCGGACAGGGCGGCCTGGATGGGCGCCAGGTCGGCGGCGCGCAAAGTGATCGCGGTGATCGATTTACCCTGAGCGGCGGCCAGTTCGGCGTCCAGCGACTGGGCGGTGATACCCGCGTTGGTCGGGGCGAGGGCGGCGGCGACCGCCTCGGTGTTCGCGCCCGGCGCGACGGTGACCACGGTGACGATGTGCTGGGTCATCAGTTCCCCGCCCGAGGAGTCGAGGACGCGCGCGGCCTTCGGATATGCGGGGGAATAGGTCAGGGGGCCGGACGCGAGGCCCGGCGCGACGGTCGCCGGATCCCATTTGATCTTCCAGCCGCCCGCGTCGGTGGCGGATCCGGTGGTCGTATAGGTCCACTCGTTCTTGCCGTCTTTGCCGAATTTCCACTTGGCGGCGAGGGTGAAGGTGTTCTCCTCGGCCGACGCGACGTCGAAGGTGACCTCTTTGCCGAGACCCTCGTACAGCTGGGTCAGGGCGGCGGTGGCCTTGGCGGGATCGTCGGTGAGGGCGGCCGCCGCGGCGACGTCGTCCCGGTTCAGGGCGGCGGCGAACTCCCCGGCCACCGTGTCGGGTTGATCCGGCCCGGAGCTACACCCGGCGAGCGCGAGCGCAGCAGCGGCGAACAAGACGCTTGACTTGTAGTGAGTGCGCACCCCCGCGACTGTATCGGCCGAGATCGACATCGCTGGTCAACCGGGACGCGAGAGTTCAGTCCCGCCAAGGAGCCTCGGTGAGTTTCGCCGCGTCGGCCGCCGGGAGATCGATGTCGAACACCTCGGACAACAGCTTCGGCAGCTCGGCGGGTTCGACCTGCCGCACCTCGCCGCCGCCGTCCGGGCGTTCGGTGATGAAGGTGAGGTCGTCCAGGACGAAATGCACCTCGGGATGGAAGCGCTGGACGAACGGACGCGTGGTGAACGGCGAGTTCGGGGAGGTGGAGACGAAGTGGTTGCCCACCCGGAAGTCGATCCGGTACTGCGGGTTCAGGGTAAAGGTGTATCGGTCGACCCAACCGTCGCGGCCGAACTGGTGCAGTATCCACAGCTCGCTGCCGAGTTCTCCGCTGGTGCGCTCGAGCCGGAACCGCCACTCACCCGCGGTGAATTCGCCGGGTGTGGGGGTCAATTCGATCGCCCGCAGCGGTCCGGCCCCGAACCCGACATCGACCAGCCAGACGCGGTCGTCGTCGGAGGTGGTGACGCGGAGCAGGGCATGGGTGGCCGGGCGCAGTCCTTCGGCGCCCATCGTGACCCGCCCGCTGAGACCGGTCACGCCGAAACCCAGCCGCTCCAGCACCGCCGCGAACAAAACGACGTTCTCGTAGCAGTAGCCGCCGCGCCGGCGGCGAATCAGTTTGTCCTGCAAGGTTTCCAGATCCAGCCCGATACCGCGGCCCAGGATGATCTCCAGGTTCTCGAACGGAATCGAGGTGGTGTGCAGGTAGACCAGCGTGTGCAGCGTCTCCGCGGTGGGTTTGCAGGCACCGTCGAAACCGATGCGCGTCAAATAGGCGTCCAGATCCAGGTCCGCGCCGCTCCAGTAGTAGGACGGGTCAGTGGGCTCGGTCATATCTGCGTACCTCGCTTCGTCGGTCCGGGTGTTCGTCGATGACAACTACCGCACGCCCGCGACTTGTTCCTGACGCACCGCGGGCCCTCGGATACCGCTACTCTTTCGCCTATGCGTTCGATCGATACCGCGCAGCGGCGGGCCCGCATCGGCGTGCGGCACCGCCTCGCCTACGAGCACCGGGCGGGCGACGCCGCCGAGATCGCCCGTTCCATGGTCGTCCTGCACGCCACCGACCCGGCGACGGTATACCTCTCCGTCGGCGCGCGCGGATCGGACCTGGTGCCCGCGGATGTCGAGAAAGCGCTCTACGACGACCGCACCCTGCTGCGCATGCTCGCCATGCGGCGCACCATGTTCGTTGTCCCGACGGAACTGGTTCCGGCCCTTCAGGTTTCCTGCGCCGACGCGCTCGCCGAGAAGCAGCGACGGGCCTACAGCAGATACCTCGAACAGTCCGGTCTCATCGAGGGCGACGTCCGGACCTGGCTCGAAGAGGTCGAAGCGGAAACCCACCAGGCGCTGCTGCGTCTGGGCACCGCCACCGGAGCACAGCTCGGCAAAGCCGTGCCGCGGTTGCGCACGCAGGTGAATCCGAGCCCGGAGAAGTCGTATTCGAAGCCCACCAACATCACCACGTGGGTGCTGGTCACCTTGGGCGCGGAGGGTCGCATCGTCCGTGGCCGGCCCAACGGCGGCTGGACCAGCAGCCAATACCTGTGGGCCCCGATCGAAGCCTGGCTGCCCGCCGGTGTGCCCGAGGTCCCGCTCGAAGTGGCTCGCGCCGAATTGGTCCGTAAGTGGTTGTCGGCGTTCGGGCCCGCTCCGGTCGCCGACATCAAGTGGTGGACCGGCTGGGGTCTCGGCGAGGTCCGCAAGACCTTGGCCCGGCTGGATATCGTCGAGGTCGATCTCGACGGTGTCACCGGTGTGGCGCTGGCCGACGACCTCGACCCGGTGCCGACCCCCGCGCCCTGGGCCGCTTTTCTTCCCGCCCTGGACCCGACCCCCATGGGCTGGCAGTCCCGCGAGTGGTACCTCGGCTCGCACGCGCCCGCACTGTTCGACCGTAACGGCAAT from Nocardia goodfellowii carries:
- a CDS encoding penicillin-binding transpeptidase domain-containing protein, with the translated sequence MSISADTVAGVRTHYKSSVLFAAAALALAGCSSGPDQPDTVAGEFAAALNRDDVAAAAALTDDPAKATAALTQLYEGLGKEVTFDVASAEENTFTLAAKWKFGKDGKNEWTYTTTGSATDAGGWKIKWDPATVAPGLASGPLTYSPAYPKAARVLDSSGGELMTQHIVTVVTVAPGANTEAVAAALAPTNAGITAQSLDAELAAAQGKSITAITLRAADLAPIQAALSAVPGVTLAPQTRLLTVDKAQASPVLSGLAELWQQDADAAAGWAVRAQTSTGTERVAGPDPKPAPDIATTLDIDLQNAAKDALSALNTPAAIVALQPSTGNVLALAQNSAADAQGPIALTGLYPPGSTFKTVTVSAALQSGETTPDSVLPCPGSANIEGRRIPNDENFDLGQVPLHTAFARSCNTTMGMLGVRLPADGLTNAAAQLGLGVDYVTPGLTTVTGKVPSATTPAQRVESSIGQGQVTASPFGMALVAAAIARGSVPNPVLVQGKPGVADKAPPALPAQVPDQIKTMMRETVTGGTATQLRDIPGLLGKTGTAEYGDNTHAHGWFVGIEGDLAFAVFVSDAGSSGPAVDAAGRMLRARR
- a CDS encoding arylamine N-acetyltransferase family protein — its product is MTEPTDPSYYWSGADLDLDAYLTRIGFDGACKPTAETLHTLVYLHTTSIPFENLEIILGRGIGLDLETLQDKLIRRRRGGYCYENVVLFAAVLERLGFGVTGLSGRVTMGAEGLRPATHALLRVTTSDDDRVWLVDVGFGAGPLRAIELTPTPGEFTAGEWRFRLERTSGELGSELWILHQFGRDGWVDRYTFTLNPQYRIDFRVGNHFVSTSPNSPFTTRPFVQRFHPEVHFVLDDLTFITERPDGGGEVRQVEPAELPKLLSEVFDIDLPAADAAKLTEAPWRD
- a CDS encoding winged helix DNA-binding domain-containing protein — protein: MRSIDTAQRRARIGVRHRLAYEHRAGDAAEIARSMVVLHATDPATVYLSVGARGSDLVPADVEKALYDDRTLLRMLAMRRTMFVVPTELVPALQVSCADALAEKQRRAYSRYLEQSGLIEGDVRTWLEEVEAETHQALLRLGTATGAQLGKAVPRLRTQVNPSPEKSYSKPTNITTWVLVTLGAEGRIVRGRPNGGWTSSQYLWAPIEAWLPAGVPEVPLEVARAELVRKWLSAFGPAPVADIKWWTGWGLGEVRKTLARLDIVEVDLDGVTGVALADDLDPVPTPAPWAAFLPALDPTPMGWQSREWYLGSHAPALFDRNGNIGPTVWLDGRIVGGWAQRKDGEIVWRLLEDVGADALAMIEVEAARTATWFGDVRAIPRFRTPLERELTA